From the genome of Muricauda sp. SCSIO 64092, one region includes:
- a CDS encoding AAA family ATPase: MKILLFGASGSGTTTLGKEIEKRTDFKHLDADDYYWKKTNPPFQEKISLLERNENLKADFKKFRDVVVSGSMVSWGKEWETAFDLAIFIRLENAERMERLKKRETERYAEKLLTDKKIQQNSKAFLEWANQYENPNFKGRTFKVHKNWIELLDCKVLRLNGATELNSNVDILLNEIKTCYNNG; encoded by the coding sequence ATGAAAATATTACTTTTTGGGGCATCTGGTTCCGGAACCACAACTCTGGGGAAGGAAATCGAGAAAAGGACTGATTTTAAGCACTTGGATGCTGATGACTATTACTGGAAAAAAACCAATCCGCCCTTCCAGGAAAAAATATCGTTGCTGGAACGGAATGAAAATCTGAAAGCGGACTTCAAAAAGTTTAGGGATGTTGTAGTTAGTGGTTCAATGGTAAGTTGGGGAAAGGAGTGGGAAACGGCATTTGATCTGGCCATTTTTATCCGATTGGAAAACGCGGAACGAATGGAACGACTGAAAAAACGCGAAACTGAACGTTACGCAGAAAAACTGTTGACCGACAAAAAAATCCAACAGAACTCAAAAGCATTTCTGGAATGGGCAAACCAATACGAAAACCCAAACTTTAAAGGCAGAACATTCAAGGTTCATAAGAATTGGATCGAATTGCTCGATTGCAAAGTATTGCGATTAAACGGAGCAACTGAACTGAACAGCAATGTGGACATACTTTTGAATGAAATAAAAACGTGTTATAACAATGGATAA
- a CDS encoding sugar phosphate isomerase/epimerase family protein has product MTDRRKFLQNASAFGMATVLGACTSPEPKEAPKVEEQDNIRRNPIGVSTYSFWQFNGPKEDVPIEMCIDKAAAMGFDGIELLLVQMTSEENSYLQNLKKRAFHAGLDLMGFSTHQGYVYPEKEKRDENIAKTIRQIELAYALGIPTMRLNTGRWGTSKNFDDLMANKGIEPTLEGYTDEDGFKWVIDSIAACIPTAEKCGVVLGLENHWGLGRTAEGVKRIVDSIDSPWLQMTLDTGNFLENREEQLKLMAPQTFLVQAKTYYGGGKWYSLDIDYPAIGQMMRDVGYKGWISLEFEGLESPDTAVPKSLDVLRDAFYYEI; this is encoded by the coding sequence ATGACAGACCGTAGAAAATTCCTCCAAAATGCCTCTGCCTTTGGCATGGCAACCGTATTGGGAGCCTGCACCTCTCCCGAACCTAAAGAAGCACCAAAAGTTGAAGAACAAGACAATATCAGAAGGAATCCCATTGGGGTTTCAACCTATTCGTTTTGGCAGTTTAACGGTCCCAAGGAAGACGTACCGATCGAAATGTGCATTGATAAGGCCGCTGCTATGGGTTTTGACGGTATTGAACTACTGTTGGTACAGATGACCTCTGAAGAGAACAGCTATTTGCAGAACCTCAAGAAGCGCGCTTTCCACGCTGGATTGGACCTCATGGGGTTCAGCACACATCAGGGTTATGTTTATCCCGAAAAAGAAAAACGTGACGAAAACATTGCCAAAACGATCAGGCAGATAGAACTGGCGTACGCGTTGGGCATACCAACAATGCGATTGAATACCGGACGCTGGGGAACCTCGAAAAACTTCGATGATCTGATGGCCAATAAGGGTATTGAACCAACATTGGAGGGCTATACGGATGAAGATGGCTTTAAATGGGTGATTGATTCCATTGCAGCATGCATTCCAACTGCAGAAAAGTGTGGAGTGGTCCTGGGCTTGGAAAACCACTGGGGACTGGGACGTACTGCGGAAGGCGTGAAGAGAATTGTTGACTCCATTGACAGTCCTTGGTTGCAAATGACTTTGGACACGGGCAACTTTTTGGAAAATCGTGAGGAACAGCTGAAGCTTATGGCCCCCCAAACTTTCCTAGTTCAAGCCAAAACCTATTATGGTGGAGGTAAATGGTATTCATTGGACATCGATTATCCTGCCATTGGTCAAATGATGCGGGATGTGGGATACAAAGGATGGATATCGCTTGAGTTTGAAGGCTTGGAATCCCCTGATACGGCCGTGCCCAAGAGCTTGGACGTATTGCGGGATGCTTTTTATTACGAGATTTAG
- a CDS encoding DUF1648 domain-containing protein codes for MSNQPKIEPSLTTTDKMIGLLGWIALVGIWMLTLFHYSALPEIIPIHYNAAGEADEFGNKSHMLTLPIIATVLFMGLTFLNKFPHKFNYPTKTTTETALHQYTNATRLIRILKLDPSGIWTYRL; via the coding sequence ATGAGCAACCAACCTAAAATAGAACCAAGCCTTACGACTACCGATAAAATGATTGGACTTTTAGGGTGGATTGCCCTAGTCGGAATTTGGATGTTGACTTTGTTCCATTATTCTGCATTACCGGAAATCATCCCTATCCATTACAACGCGGCTGGAGAAGCGGACGAATTTGGGAATAAAAGCCATATGTTGACCTTACCAATCATTGCGACCGTATTATTTATGGGGCTGACCTTTTTAAACAAATTCCCCCACAAATTCAATTATCCGACCAAGACAACAACGGAAACTGCACTTCATCAATACACCAACGCCACTCGGCTGATCAGAATTTTAAAATTGGATCCTAGTGGTATTTGGACTTATCGTCTTTAA
- a CDS encoding DJ-1/PfpI family protein → MHKLQFSIVIWLILLLLAHHNAKAQNSLHTTKMNSPTKTKTLDTTRIVVLLYEGVVLQDFAGPIEVFSKAKKLTKGKYEIFTIAMDTVLIGTENKVVKIKPDFSLNEMPNADYLVIPGASMPIINQLVESNTYTDFITEWNQKPKTKTLSICTGAYLLAETKALNGKKATTHYFVADDFSKQYPKIKLVRNVRFVDEEKYITSSGITSGIDASLYIVEKHSGKRIKDMINRALQYDYQEKKDWPVAPNGMKYTRKD, encoded by the coding sequence ATGCATAAACTACAATTCTCGATAGTAATCTGGCTAATACTCCTATTGTTAGCACACCATAATGCAAAGGCCCAAAATAGCTTGCATACAACTAAAATGAATTCCCCTACGAAAACAAAAACCTTAGATACTACCCGCATTGTGGTTCTTTTGTATGAGGGTGTTGTATTACAGGATTTTGCTGGACCTATTGAGGTATTTTCAAAAGCTAAAAAATTGACCAAAGGCAAATATGAAATATTCACAATCGCCATGGATACAGTATTAATAGGAACAGAAAATAAGGTAGTTAAGATCAAACCCGATTTTTCCCTTAATGAAATGCCTAACGCTGATTACCTAGTAATACCTGGGGCAAGTATGCCCATCATAAACCAATTGGTTGAAAGTAATACTTACACCGACTTCATAACCGAGTGGAATCAAAAGCCAAAAACTAAAACACTCTCAATTTGTACTGGAGCGTATCTACTAGCGGAAACAAAGGCATTAAATGGTAAAAAAGCCACCACCCACTATTTTGTCGCAGACGATTTTTCGAAACAATATCCAAAAATAAAACTGGTAAGAAACGTTCGTTTTGTAGATGAAGAAAAATATATTACCTCCTCGGGAATTACTTCAGGAATCGATGCTTCCTTATACATCGTAGAAAAGCATAGTGGGAAAAGAATCAAGGACATGATTAACAGAGCGCTGCAATACGACTATCAAGAAAAAAAAGACTGGCCAGTAGCACCAAACGGAATGAAATACACTAGAAAGGACTAG
- a CDS encoding creatininase family protein, whose amino-acid sequence MIRPYVLADTNWKHLKDEKFDLAVLPWGATEAHNYHLPYATDVIEGTAIAEEAGRIAWEKGAKVIILPTIPFGVNTGQADIYLDMNLNPSTQFAILKDIIGVLDRQGIQKFMILNSHGGNNWKSIIRELGLLFPKMFLCVGEWVKIVNRNDFFDDPGDHADEMETSLILHLAPELVLPKEDWGDGIEKKNKIKAFSEGWAWTERPWSQISEDTGVGNPKASTKEKGEHFFNAVCGKLGDLLLEISIADTDNLYE is encoded by the coding sequence ATGATAAGACCTTACGTACTGGCAGATACCAATTGGAAACATTTAAAAGATGAAAAATTTGATTTAGCCGTACTTCCCTGGGGGGCCACAGAAGCCCATAATTACCATTTACCCTACGCAACCGATGTCATTGAAGGAACGGCAATCGCGGAAGAAGCCGGGAGGATCGCTTGGGAGAAAGGAGCCAAAGTCATCATATTGCCGACAATTCCATTTGGGGTCAATACCGGACAGGCCGACATCTACTTGGATATGAATTTGAACCCAAGTACCCAATTCGCCATCTTAAAAGACATCATTGGCGTATTGGACCGTCAAGGAATCCAAAAATTTATGATTTTGAACAGCCATGGAGGAAATAATTGGAAATCAATAATCCGGGAACTTGGACTGCTATTTCCTAAAATGTTTTTATGTGTTGGCGAATGGGTAAAGATTGTCAATCGGAATGATTTTTTTGATGATCCGGGAGACCATGCGGACGAAATGGAAACAAGTCTTATTCTTCATTTGGCTCCTGAATTGGTGCTTCCAAAAGAAGATTGGGGCGACGGAATTGAAAAAAAGAACAAAATAAAAGCGTTTAGTGAAGGTTGGGCTTGGACGGAAAGACCTTGGAGTCAAATAAGCGAAGATACTGGAGTGGGAAATCCCAAAGCATCAACCAAAGAAAAGGGGGAACACTTCTTCAATGCTGTTTGTGGCAAGTTGGGGGACCTGCTATTGGAAATTTCAATTGCGGATACCGATAACCTATATGAATAA
- a CDS encoding GNAT family N-acetyltransferase: MNIELLHKESKLLERGIEYFWKQWGNESNFDFYKNCIENSIADDKSLPKFYLMLDEDKIIGSYALLTNDLISRQDLFPWFACLFVDESYRNQGLANALIQHGIDESRKGGFDHLYLSTALNDFYEKKGWKYHSQGFTAFGDSIKIYSKKLN, encoded by the coding sequence ATGAATATTGAGTTACTACATAAGGAAAGTAAGCTATTGGAAAGGGGAATTGAATACTTCTGGAAACAATGGGGAAACGAATCGAATTTTGATTTTTATAAAAATTGCATTGAAAATTCAATCGCTGATGATAAATCCTTACCAAAGTTTTACCTCATGCTCGATGAAGATAAAATTATTGGTTCCTATGCATTATTGACAAATGACCTTATAAGCAGGCAAGATCTATTTCCTTGGTTTGCTTGTCTATTCGTTGATGAAAGTTATCGGAACCAAGGTTTGGCCAATGCATTGATACAACATGGTATCGACGAATCTCGAAAAGGAGGGTTTGATCATTTATATCTTTCAACAGCATTGAATGATTTTTACGAGAAAAAAGGATGGAAATACCATTCCCAGGGGTTTACTGCCTTTGGGGATAGTATAAAGATCTATTCAAAAAAACTGAATTAA